Proteins from a single region of Neodiprion virginianus isolate iyNeoVirg1 chromosome 4, iyNeoVirg1.1, whole genome shotgun sequence:
- the LOC124302208 gene encoding NADPH--cytochrome P450 reductase isoform X3 has translation MNITKCANVTLRGKFFRIFVQSSVIHTGATWCRSDALKLPGIFEVFGLGNKTYEHYNEVAIYIDHRLEQLGATRVFELGLGDDDANIEDDFITWKDKFWPAVCKHFDIVATGEDVSIRQYKLTEHIELKPERIYTGEIARLHSFQNQRPPFDAKNPYLAPVKVNRELHGPKSERSCIHIEFDIEGSKMRYEAGDHLAVYPVNDSNLVEKIGEKCGVDLDTIITLTNTDEESSKKHPFPCPCTYRTALTHYLDITSNPRTHVIKELADYASDPADKEKLKLMASTSAEGKALFNQWVIQDNRNIVHILEDIPSLKPALDHLCELLPRLQCRYYSISSSPKFHPTTVHITAVVVEYKTSTGRLNKGVTTTWLKQKHPSDPPALVPIFVRKSQFRLPTRPSTPIIMIGPGTGLAPFRGFIQERDHARKEGKEVGDTILYFGCRRREEDYLYQNELDEYVKSGTLKLHVAFSREQAQKEYVTHLLERNKEELWNVIGENNGHIYICGDARNMARDVHNILIKVVMEKGKMTEMEATAYIKKMDTQKRYSSDVWS, from the exons ATGAACATTACGAAATGCGCGAATGTCACACTACGCGGAAAGTTTTTCCGTATTTTCGTACAGTCCTCTGTCATCCACACTGGCGCTACATGGTGTCGGTCTGATGCACTAAAATTGCCGGGAATATTTGAG GTATTTGGCCTTGGAAACAAGACTTATGAGCATTACAACGAGGTAGCTATATACATTGATCATAGACTAGAGCAGCTTGGAGCTACTCGGGTCTTTGAACTCGGTCTGGGAGACGACGATGCTAA TATTGAAGACGACTTTATAACATGGAAGGACAAGTTCTGGCCAGCCGTTTGCAAACACTTTGACATCGTTGCCACAGGCGAAGATGTTAGTATTCGTCAATACAAGCTAACTGAACACATAGAGTTGAAACCTGAGCGTATTTACACCGGTGAGATCGCCCGTCTCCACTCCTTCCAAAACCAAAGGCC GCCATTTGACGCAAAGAATCCATACTTGGCACCGGTGAAAGTAAATAGAGAATTACATGGACCGAAATCGGAACGTTCTTGCATTCACATAGAGTTTGATATCGAAGGATCCAAGATGCGCTACGAGGCTGGTGATCATTTAGCCGTTTATCCCGTAAATGATTCGAATCTGGTTGAAAAAATCGGCGAGAAATGCGGCGTTGACCTGGACACTATCATAACTCTGACAAATACGGACG AGGAGTCAAGCAAGAAGCATCCCTTCCCTTGTCCCTGTACATATCGCACTGCTCTTACTCATTATTTGGACATAACAAGTAATCCTAGAACTCACGTAATCAAAGAACTGGCTGATTATGCTAGTGACCCGGCGGACAAAGAGAAACTGAAGCTGATGGCATCTACTAGCGCAGAAGGGAAAGCACTCTTCAATCAATGGGTTATTCAAGACAATAGAAACATTGTTCATATATTGGAAGATATTCCAAGCCTGAAACCAGCACTAGATCATCTCTGCGAATTGCTGCCTCGACTCCAGTGTCGTTACTATTCTATTTCTTCTTCACCCAAG TTCCATCCAACGACTGTTCATATCACAGCCGTTGTGGTAGAGTACAAGACATCTACTGGACGATTGAACAAAGGTGTAACGACCACTTGGTTAAAGCAAAAACATCCGTCAGATCCGCCAGCTCTTGTTCCAATTTTCGTCCGTAAATCACAGTTCAGGCTTCCAACTCGACCGTCTACTCCAATCATAATGATTGGTCCTGGAACGGGATTAGCACCATTCCGTGGTTTCATACAGGAACGGGATCACGCCAGAAAAGAAG GCAAAGAGGTTGGGGACACGATTCTATACTTTGGATGCCGCAGACGCGAGGAGGATTACCTTTACCAGAACGAATTGGACGAGTACGTCAAGAGCGGGACTCTAAAATTACACGTCGCTTTCAGCCGAGAGCAAGCGCAAAAAGAGTACGTCACGCATCTGCTGGAGCGAAACAAGGAGGAATTGTGGAATGTCATCGGTGAAAATAATGGCCATATCTACATATGCGG TGACGCACGTAACATGGCTCGTGACGTACACAACATTCTTATCAAAGTTGTGATGGAGAAAGGGAAGATGACTGAAATGGAAGCGACCGCGTACATCAAGAAGATGGACACGCAAAAGCGTTACTCGAGCGACGTATGGAGTTGA
- the LOC124302222 gene encoding acyl-CoA Delta(11) desaturase-like, with protein MSVTLVDAGAAARDETTVEKLCEEAYREKIAEHWTWNYIWNNIKWSQFIPMVILNVGLVGSLTMYAFGLHSIPIKPMTVAWIFIVGCGAFVGTTAGAHRLWSHRSYKANLPLRILLMFLYSVLGLYTIYDWARDHRVHHKYVETDADPHNAKRGFWFSHMGWLCVHRHPECLRRGREVDMTDVRNDGVAMFQRKYGTILNIIFCFTLPTIIPVIYWGETVMHAVLTQVFIRYVLGAHCLWSINSFAHLWGDRPYNRLINPAENMLVSVLTGGEGSHNYHHTFPWDYKASELPYINFNAATMFIDAFAQIGWAYDLRQPSPELIDKIVHRIGKKSTVPVQHQQYWLFRHISELGSRLRLSLRSPKRFLGQIFMKVDRNFHFCETRPHQQ; from the exons ATGTCCGTCACACTCGTGGACGCTGGTGCAGCTGCACGTGATGAAACAACGGTCGAGAAACTATGCGAGGAGGCATACAGAGAGAAAATTGCCGAACACTGGACGTGGAATTACATTTGGAATAATATCAAATGGAGTCAGTTTATTCCCATGGTAATACTCAACGTTGGATTGGTAGGATCCCTGACGATGTACGCCTTCGGACTACATTCGATACCCATTAAACCGATGACCGTTGCTTGGA TATTCATCGTCGGTTGTGGAGCATTCGTTGGAACAACGGCAGGAGCACATCGGCTCTGGTCTCACCGCTCGTACAAGGCAAATCTCCCGTTGCGAATACTGCTGATGTTCCTCTACTCCGTTCTCGGATTG TACACGATCTACGACTGGGCAAGGGACCACAGAGTCCACCACAAGTACGTTGAGACGGACGCAGATCCCCACAACGCTAAGCGGGGCTTCTGGTTCTCCCACATGGGCTGGCTCTGCGTCCATCGTCACCCGGAGTGTCTGCGCCGAGGGAGAGAGGTCGACATGACCGACGTAAGGAACGACGGAGTCGCCATGTTCCAGAGAAA ATACGGTACCATTCTAAACATCATATTCTGCTTCACATTACCGACGATAATCCCGGTAATATATTGGGGTGAAACTGTAATGCATGCTGTGCTGACTCAGGTTTTCATACGCTACGTCCTGGGCGCACACTGCCTCTGGAGCATAAACAGTTTCGCACATCTTTGGGGCGATCGACCTTACAACAG ACTGATAAACCCGGCTGAGAATATGTTGGTTTCGGTGCTGACGGGTGGCGAAGGATCGCACAATTATCACCACACGTTCCCTTGGGACTACAAGGCCTCCGAGTTGCCCTACATAAACTTCAACGCGGCAACGATGTTCATTGACGCGTTTGCCCAGATCGGATGGGCATACGACCTGCGACAACCCTCGCCCGAACTTATAGACAAAATAGTTCATAGAATCGGCAAGAAGTCCACCGTTCCTGTGCAACACCAGCAGTACTGGTTATTCAGGCACATTTCCGAACTTGGCTCTCGTCTCAGGCTGTCGCTCAGATCACCAAAACGGTTCCTCGGTCAGATTTTCATGAAAGTTGACCGCAACTTTCATTTCTGCGAGACGAGACCACACCAACAATAA
- the LOC124302224 gene encoding putative transferase CAF17 homolog, mitochondrial: protein MFKLRPSRLRLAANMTRSNSTNPTSKVIEHLSKRSLLRVSGTESSSFLQGLITNDMRHLDEGKASMYTMFLNTKGRVMYDAILYRTHEAGVYLLECDSRALMSVQKHLKLYRVRRKIDIDDLSNEMKVWALFDPDKASTESWNAGANITKKIKLEGQIFPCDSLVDIVDTSSSKVIENIRIYPDPRFSGLGFRILSDLGTQTGDIVARIDPDTVESKEVSTGYRSLIYKLGIGEGCDDLPPGKALPLESNCDYLHGVSFHKGCYIGQELTARTYHTGVVRKRLMPITLESSPSEPIQYDQSITDESEKSIGKLRGHVNENGLGLVRIAEALTAQSLRISGLKGKVLKPVWWPQEAPKESASIGKSD, encoded by the coding sequence ATGTTTAAACTGAGGCCATCGCGACTTCGACTAGCCGCCAACATGACGAGAAGCAACTCGACGAATCCAACTAGCAAAGTGATAGAACACCTGAGCAAGAGGAGCCTCCTCAGAGTTTCTGGCACAGAATCGTCCTCGTTTTTGCAAGGTCTGATAACTAACGACATGAGGCACTTGGACGAGGGGAAAGCGAGCATGTACACAATGTTCCTAAATACGAAGGGCAGAGTGATGTACGACGCGATACTCTACCGAACGCATGAGGCAGGAGTCTATCTGCTGGAGTGCGACAGTCGGGCTTTGATGTCCGTACAAAAACACCTCAAGCTCTACAGAGTGAGGCGAAAGATAGACATTGATGATCTGAGCAACGAGATGAAGGTCTGGGCATTATTCGATCCTGACAAAGCATCGACTGAGTCGTGGAACGCTGGCGCGAACataacgaagaaaattaaGCTCGAAGGACAGATATTCCCATGTGATTCCCTGGTTGATATCGTTGATACCAGTTCGagtaaagttatagaaaacATCAGGATATACCCAGACCCAAGGTTCTCGGGTCTTGGTTTCCGCATTTTATCCGACCTTGGGACACAAACCGGAGACATCGTCGCTCGCATCGATCCAGACACCGTGGAGAGTAAGGAGGTGTCTACTGGCTACCGATCCCTCATTTACAAGCTGGGAATTGGCGAGGGCTGCGACGACCTGCCGCCTGGCAAGGCGCTACCTCTGGAATCAAACTGCGATTATTTACACGGCGTCAGTTTTCACAAGGGCTGCTACATTGGCCAGGAATTGACGGCAAGGACATACCACACAGGGGTGGTCAGAAAACGACTGATGCCCATTACCCTTGAAAGTTCCCCATCTGAGCCCATACAGTACGACCAGAGCATTACAGATGAGAGTGAGAAATCAATTGGTAAATTGAGGGGACATGTCAATGAGAACGGACTTGGACTTGTCCGTATCGCCGAAGCACTAACTGCTCAGTCTCTCAGAATATCTGGACTCAAGGGAAAGGTTTTAAAACCTGTCTGGTGGCCGCAGGAAGCTCCCAAAGAAAGTGCATCGATCGGAAAGAGCGATTGA
- the LOC124302208 gene encoding NADPH--cytochrome P450 reductase isoform X2 — MDLPTADASQPKAIRMGDSPVFENGEGSEVVVEPLFSTFDIVLLGALLLAAVWWYMRSNRQDVEETLTTKSYSIQPTSFATAPPAENSFIKKLQASGRSLVVFYGSQTGTGEEFAGRIAKEGIRYQLKGMVADPEECEMEELVNLKNISNSLAVFCMATYGEGDPTDNAMEFVNWLKNGDDDLTGLNYAVFGLGNKTYEHYNEVAIYIDHRLEQLGATRVFELGLGDDDANIEDDFITWKDKFWPAVCKHFDIVATGEDVSIRQYKLTEHIELKPERIYTGEIARLHSFQNQRPPFDAKNPYLAPVKVNRELHGPKSERSCIHIEFDIEGSKMRYEAGDHLAVYPVNDSNLVEKIGEKCGVDLDTIITLTNTDEESSKKHPFPCPCTYRTALTHYLDITSNPRTHVIKELADYASDPADKEKLKLMASTSAEGKALFNQWVIQDNRNIVHILEDIPSLKPALDHLCELLPRLQCRYYSISSSPKFHPTTVHITAVVVEYKTSTGRLNKGVTTTWLKQKHPSDPPALVPIFVRKSQFRLPTRPSTPIIMIGPGTGLAPFRGFIQERDHARKEGKEVGDTILYFGCRRREEDYLYQNELDEYVKSGTLKLHVAFSREQAQKEYVTHLLERNKEELWNVIGENNGHIYICGDARNMARDVHNILIKVVMEKGKMTEMEATAYIKKMDTQKRYSSDVWS; from the exons ATGGATTTACCG ACTGCCGACGCCTCTCAGCCAAAAGCAATCAGGATGGGGGATTCGCCAGTATTCGAAAATGGAGAGGGAAGCGAAGTAGTTGTCGAGCCCTTGTTTAGCACCTTCGACATCGTGCTCCTGGGTGCCCTTCTACTGGCAGCCGTTTGGTGGTACATGCGATCCAACAGGCAGGATGTCGAGGAGACGTTGACAACGAAGTCATACTCGATTCA ACCGACGTCTTTCGCTACCGCGCCACCAGccgaaaattcatttatcaaAAAACTGCAGGCTTCAGGACGAAGTCTTGTCGTATTTTACGGAAGTCAGACCGGAACTGGAGAAGAATTTGCGGGTCGTATCGCCAAAGAGGGGATACGCTACCAGCTAAAAGGGATGGTCGCCGACCCGGAGGAATGCGAAATG GAAGAGTTGGTCAATCTTAAGAATATCTCCAACAGCCTTGCGGTATTCTGCATGGCAACTTACGGAGAGGGTGATCCAACCGATAACGCCATGGAGTTCGTCAATtggctgaaaaatggcgacgATGACCTCACCGGTCTCAATTACGCG GTATTTGGCCTTGGAAACAAGACTTATGAGCATTACAACGAGGTAGCTATATACATTGATCATAGACTAGAGCAGCTTGGAGCTACTCGGGTCTTTGAACTCGGTCTGGGAGACGACGATGCTAA TATTGAAGACGACTTTATAACATGGAAGGACAAGTTCTGGCCAGCCGTTTGCAAACACTTTGACATCGTTGCCACAGGCGAAGATGTTAGTATTCGTCAATACAAGCTAACTGAACACATAGAGTTGAAACCTGAGCGTATTTACACCGGTGAGATCGCCCGTCTCCACTCCTTCCAAAACCAAAGGCC GCCATTTGACGCAAAGAATCCATACTTGGCACCGGTGAAAGTAAATAGAGAATTACATGGACCGAAATCGGAACGTTCTTGCATTCACATAGAGTTTGATATCGAAGGATCCAAGATGCGCTACGAGGCTGGTGATCATTTAGCCGTTTATCCCGTAAATGATTCGAATCTGGTTGAAAAAATCGGCGAGAAATGCGGCGTTGACCTGGACACTATCATAACTCTGACAAATACGGACG AGGAGTCAAGCAAGAAGCATCCCTTCCCTTGTCCCTGTACATATCGCACTGCTCTTACTCATTATTTGGACATAACAAGTAATCCTAGAACTCACGTAATCAAAGAACTGGCTGATTATGCTAGTGACCCGGCGGACAAAGAGAAACTGAAGCTGATGGCATCTACTAGCGCAGAAGGGAAAGCACTCTTCAATCAATGGGTTATTCAAGACAATAGAAACATTGTTCATATATTGGAAGATATTCCAAGCCTGAAACCAGCACTAGATCATCTCTGCGAATTGCTGCCTCGACTCCAGTGTCGTTACTATTCTATTTCTTCTTCACCCAAG TTCCATCCAACGACTGTTCATATCACAGCCGTTGTGGTAGAGTACAAGACATCTACTGGACGATTGAACAAAGGTGTAACGACCACTTGGTTAAAGCAAAAACATCCGTCAGATCCGCCAGCTCTTGTTCCAATTTTCGTCCGTAAATCACAGTTCAGGCTTCCAACTCGACCGTCTACTCCAATCATAATGATTGGTCCTGGAACGGGATTAGCACCATTCCGTGGTTTCATACAGGAACGGGATCACGCCAGAAAAGAAG GCAAAGAGGTTGGGGACACGATTCTATACTTTGGATGCCGCAGACGCGAGGAGGATTACCTTTACCAGAACGAATTGGACGAGTACGTCAAGAGCGGGACTCTAAAATTACACGTCGCTTTCAGCCGAGAGCAAGCGCAAAAAGAGTACGTCACGCATCTGCTGGAGCGAAACAAGGAGGAATTGTGGAATGTCATCGGTGAAAATAATGGCCATATCTACATATGCGG TGACGCACGTAACATGGCTCGTGACGTACACAACATTCTTATCAAAGTTGTGATGGAGAAAGGGAAGATGACTGAAATGGAAGCGACCGCGTACATCAAGAAGATGGACACGCAAAAGCGTTACTCGAGCGACGTATGGAGTTGA
- the LOC124302208 gene encoding NADPH--cytochrome P450 reductase isoform X1 yields MGDSPVFENGEGSEVVVEPLFSTFDIVLLGALLLAAVWWYMRSNRQDVEETLTTKSYSIQPTSFATAPPAENSFIKKLQASGRSLVVFYGSQTGTGEEFAGRIAKEGIRYQLKGMVADPEECEMEELVNLKNISNSLAVFCMATYGEGDPTDNAMEFVNWLKNGDDDLTGLNYAVFGLGNKTYEHYNEVAIYIDHRLEQLGATRVFELGLGDDDANIEDDFITWKDKFWPAVCKHFDIVATGEDVSIRQYKLTEHIELKPERIYTGEIARLHSFQNQRPPFDAKNPYLAPVKVNRELHGPKSERSCIHIEFDIEGSKMRYEAGDHLAVYPVNDSNLVEKIGEKCGVDLDTIITLTNTDEESSKKHPFPCPCTYRTALTHYLDITSNPRTHVIKELADYASDPADKEKLKLMASTSAEGKALFNQWVIQDNRNIVHILEDIPSLKPALDHLCELLPRLQCRYYSISSSPKFHPTTVHITAVVVEYKTSTGRLNKGVTTTWLKQKHPSDPPALVPIFVRKSQFRLPTRPSTPIIMIGPGTGLAPFRGFIQERDHARKEGKEVGDTILYFGCRRREEDYLYQNELDEYVKSGTLKLHVAFSREQAQKEYVTHLLERNKEELWNVIGENNGHIYICGDARNMARDVHNILIKVVMEKGKMTEMEATAYIKKMDTQKRYSSDVWS; encoded by the exons ATGGGGGATTCGCCAGTATTCGAAAATGGAGAGGGAAGCGAAGTAGTTGTCGAGCCCTTGTTTAGCACCTTCGACATCGTGCTCCTGGGTGCCCTTCTACTGGCAGCCGTTTGGTGGTACATGCGATCCAACAGGCAGGATGTCGAGGAGACGTTGACAACGAAGTCATACTCGATTCA ACCGACGTCTTTCGCTACCGCGCCACCAGccgaaaattcatttatcaaAAAACTGCAGGCTTCAGGACGAAGTCTTGTCGTATTTTACGGAAGTCAGACCGGAACTGGAGAAGAATTTGCGGGTCGTATCGCCAAAGAGGGGATACGCTACCAGCTAAAAGGGATGGTCGCCGACCCGGAGGAATGCGAAATG GAAGAGTTGGTCAATCTTAAGAATATCTCCAACAGCCTTGCGGTATTCTGCATGGCAACTTACGGAGAGGGTGATCCAACCGATAACGCCATGGAGTTCGTCAATtggctgaaaaatggcgacgATGACCTCACCGGTCTCAATTACGCG GTATTTGGCCTTGGAAACAAGACTTATGAGCATTACAACGAGGTAGCTATATACATTGATCATAGACTAGAGCAGCTTGGAGCTACTCGGGTCTTTGAACTCGGTCTGGGAGACGACGATGCTAA TATTGAAGACGACTTTATAACATGGAAGGACAAGTTCTGGCCAGCCGTTTGCAAACACTTTGACATCGTTGCCACAGGCGAAGATGTTAGTATTCGTCAATACAAGCTAACTGAACACATAGAGTTGAAACCTGAGCGTATTTACACCGGTGAGATCGCCCGTCTCCACTCCTTCCAAAACCAAAGGCC GCCATTTGACGCAAAGAATCCATACTTGGCACCGGTGAAAGTAAATAGAGAATTACATGGACCGAAATCGGAACGTTCTTGCATTCACATAGAGTTTGATATCGAAGGATCCAAGATGCGCTACGAGGCTGGTGATCATTTAGCCGTTTATCCCGTAAATGATTCGAATCTGGTTGAAAAAATCGGCGAGAAATGCGGCGTTGACCTGGACACTATCATAACTCTGACAAATACGGACG AGGAGTCAAGCAAGAAGCATCCCTTCCCTTGTCCCTGTACATATCGCACTGCTCTTACTCATTATTTGGACATAACAAGTAATCCTAGAACTCACGTAATCAAAGAACTGGCTGATTATGCTAGTGACCCGGCGGACAAAGAGAAACTGAAGCTGATGGCATCTACTAGCGCAGAAGGGAAAGCACTCTTCAATCAATGGGTTATTCAAGACAATAGAAACATTGTTCATATATTGGAAGATATTCCAAGCCTGAAACCAGCACTAGATCATCTCTGCGAATTGCTGCCTCGACTCCAGTGTCGTTACTATTCTATTTCTTCTTCACCCAAG TTCCATCCAACGACTGTTCATATCACAGCCGTTGTGGTAGAGTACAAGACATCTACTGGACGATTGAACAAAGGTGTAACGACCACTTGGTTAAAGCAAAAACATCCGTCAGATCCGCCAGCTCTTGTTCCAATTTTCGTCCGTAAATCACAGTTCAGGCTTCCAACTCGACCGTCTACTCCAATCATAATGATTGGTCCTGGAACGGGATTAGCACCATTCCGTGGTTTCATACAGGAACGGGATCACGCCAGAAAAGAAG GCAAAGAGGTTGGGGACACGATTCTATACTTTGGATGCCGCAGACGCGAGGAGGATTACCTTTACCAGAACGAATTGGACGAGTACGTCAAGAGCGGGACTCTAAAATTACACGTCGCTTTCAGCCGAGAGCAAGCGCAAAAAGAGTACGTCACGCATCTGCTGGAGCGAAACAAGGAGGAATTGTGGAATGTCATCGGTGAAAATAATGGCCATATCTACATATGCGG TGACGCACGTAACATGGCTCGTGACGTACACAACATTCTTATCAAAGTTGTGATGGAGAAAGGGAAGATGACTGAAATGGAAGCGACCGCGTACATCAAGAAGATGGACACGCAAAAGCGTTACTCGAGCGACGTATGGAGTTGA